The following proteins come from a genomic window of Elusimicrobiota bacterium:
- a CDS encoding glycogen-binding domain-containing protein has product MDDKISSESPAAAPPPWVLPSFARPVGFVVLCLGFLWVVGPRLYRNAADLNALRDLGPARLRAPDALDGPALAAPAPASLRANPLGPRPISFRLLAPAAQTVFVGGSFNDFNAAQYPLTRRDDGVWEAAVTLDPGRYAYKFKVDGEWMLDPTNPERTPAPKESSLLEVH; this is encoded by the coding sequence TTGGACGATAAAATTTCATCCGAAAGCCCCGCCGCCGCGCCGCCGCCTTGGGTGTTGCCGTCCTTCGCGCGGCCGGTGGGCTTCGTTGTCCTTTGTCTGGGGTTCCTGTGGGTCGTTGGCCCGCGCCTGTACCGCAACGCGGCGGACCTCAACGCCCTCCGCGATCTCGGACCGGCGCGCCTTCGCGCCCCCGACGCTCTCGACGGGCCGGCCCTCGCGGCGCCCGCCCCGGCGTCCCTGCGGGCGAACCCCCTGGGCCCGCGTCCCATTTCCTTCCGGTTGTTGGCGCCGGCGGCCCAGACTGTATTTGTGGGGGGAAGTTTTAATGATTTCAACGCCGCCCAATACCCGCTGACGCGCCGCGACGACGGGGTTTGGGAGGCGGCCGTCACGCTCGACCCCGGACGGTACGCTTATAAATTTAAAGTGGACGGGGAATGGATGCTCGACCCGACGAATCCCGAGCGCACCCCCGCGCCCAAAGAAAGTTCCCTTTTGGAGGTTCACTGA
- a CDS encoding radical SAM protein — MTTSTAVSLTYEYDGGFYVNLTSRCPTACAFCIKFSWDYKYHGHDLKLPADPSVADILASAPSDLSGYREVVFCGYGESTYRLKEMKELATAFRARGARRIRLNTVGLGNLINGRDIAPELTFLDAVSISLNTVDPAKYVEIMRPRPEFRDRALESVKEFIRECAKNVPDTTVSAVEMPGLDAAGVKAEAEKAGAKFRLRPFLDDYQAA, encoded by the coding sequence ATGACGACCTCCACCGCGGTGTCCCTCACGTATGAATACGACGGCGGCTTCTACGTCAACCTCACGAGCCGTTGCCCCACGGCCTGCGCCTTTTGCATTAAATTTTCCTGGGACTACAAATACCACGGCCACGATTTGAAATTGCCCGCCGATCCCTCCGTGGCCGATATCCTGGCGTCCGCGCCTTCGGACCTCTCGGGGTACCGCGAAGTCGTTTTTTGCGGTTACGGGGAGTCGACTTACCGCTTGAAAGAAATGAAGGAGCTCGCCACCGCTTTTCGGGCGCGGGGCGCCCGCCGGATCCGGCTCAACACCGTGGGGCTGGGCAACCTCATCAACGGGCGCGACATCGCCCCCGAATTGACGTTTTTGGACGCCGTTTCCATTAGCCTTAACACCGTTGACCCCGCCAAATATGTTGAAATCATGCGCCCCCGGCCCGAATTCCGGGACCGGGCCCTGGAGAGCGTGAAAGAATTCATTCGGGAATGCGCGAAGAACGTGCCCGACACCACGGTGAGCGCCGTGGAAATGCCGGGGCTGGACGCCGCGGGGGTCAAGGCCGAGGCGGAAAAGGCCGGGGCCAAGTTCCGGCTGCGGCCTTTTTTGGACGATTATCAAGCCGCCTAA
- the rplU gene encoding 50S ribosomal protein L21: MDELKTYAIIRTGGKQYRVVPGQKIKVEKIEAEAGADITFSDVLFLKNGEAVQMGKPLVTGASVTGKVLKQGRTKKILVFHKRRKKGYKKLQGHRQDMTEVLIQNVSAGA; encoded by the coding sequence ATGGACGAACTAAAAACCTACGCCATCATCCGGACCGGTGGCAAACAATACCGGGTCGTGCCCGGCCAAAAAATTAAAGTGGAAAAAATCGAGGCCGAAGCCGGCGCCGACATCACGTTCTCGGACGTTTTGTTCCTCAAGAACGGCGAAGCCGTCCAGATGGGAAAACCCCTCGTGACGGGCGCCTCGGTCACCGGCAAGGTGCTCAAGCAGGGCCGGACGAAAAAGATTTTGGTTTTTCACAAGCGCCGCAAGAAGGGCTACAAAAAGCTCCAGGGCCATCGGCAAGACATGACCGAAGTCCTGATTCAAAACGTGAGCGCCGGAGCGTAA
- the rpmA gene encoding 50S ribosomal protein L27 → MASVKSQGSTSNGRDSNGQRLGVKAFGGERVTAGSVLVRQRGTHIAPGHNTDIGKDDTIFAKITGVVKFEFRRGTLGRAGGRRRVSVYPVAA, encoded by the coding sequence ATGGCATCGGTCAAATCCCAAGGATCCACATCCAACGGCCGCGATTCCAACGGCCAGCGCCTGGGCGTCAAAGCCTTCGGCGGCGAGCGCGTCACCGCGGGCTCCGTGTTGGTGCGCCAGCGCGGCACGCACATCGCGCCGGGCCACAACACCGACATCGGCAAGGACGACACGATTTTCGCGAAAATCACCGGCGTGGTGAAATTTGAATTCCGCCGCGGCACCCTCGGGCGCGCCGGCGGACGGCGTCGCGTCTCCGTCTATCCCGTCGCGGCGTAA
- the obgE gene encoding GTPase ObgE, whose protein sequence is MFIDRAKIRATAGKGGDGCLSFRREKYVEMGGPDGGNGGKGGDVWIVADPQKNTLYDFTYRPEFRAEPGVSGRGRDQTGAMGEDLLIGVPPGTLVRRDDRLLADLAAPGDKVLAARGGRGGRGNASFKTAINTAPRISEKGEPGETFEIHLELKLLADVGLLGFPNAGKSTFLSVVTQARPKIADYPFTTLTPNLGVANVGGKTFVIADIPGIIEGAHEGKGLGDEFLRHVERTRVLIHLVDVFGFDNNTALKNFRALNRELAARSKELAKKPQIVAATKMDLTGSDKALAALRKGLKKEKIYPLSSATGKGVKELMVAVAKALTKAPVVAPAQPERPLDLIIAPDFHVEAVRPGRFRLGGRKVDRLVAITHFEQDESVSRLQNILKKMGVEENLLKQGAMTGDKVELGEREFTFRPDDKKRK, encoded by the coding sequence ATGTTCATCGATCGAGCCAAAATCCGGGCGACAGCGGGGAAAGGGGGCGACGGCTGCCTGTCTTTCCGTCGGGAGAAGTACGTCGAAATGGGCGGCCCCGACGGCGGCAACGGGGGGAAGGGCGGCGACGTCTGGATCGTGGCCGACCCCCAGAAAAACACCCTTTACGACTTCACCTACCGGCCGGAGTTCCGCGCGGAGCCGGGCGTGAGCGGCCGGGGCCGCGACCAGACGGGCGCCATGGGCGAGGATTTGTTGATCGGCGTGCCGCCCGGCACGTTGGTTCGGCGCGACGACCGGCTGTTGGCGGACCTGGCGGCCCCCGGCGACAAAGTGCTGGCCGCCCGGGGGGGGCGCGGCGGCCGCGGCAACGCGAGTTTTAAAACCGCCATCAACACCGCTCCCCGCATCTCCGAAAAGGGCGAGCCGGGAGAGACCTTTGAGATCCACCTTGAGCTGAAGCTCCTGGCCGACGTCGGCCTGTTGGGCTTTCCCAACGCGGGAAAAAGCACCTTTCTTTCCGTCGTCACGCAGGCCCGGCCCAAGATCGCCGATTACCCCTTCACCACCCTGACGCCCAACCTGGGCGTGGCGAACGTGGGCGGCAAAACCTTCGTCATCGCTGACATCCCGGGGATCATCGAAGGGGCCCACGAAGGCAAAGGCCTGGGTGACGAGTTCCTTCGCCACGTGGAGCGCACGCGGGTCCTGATCCATCTGGTGGACGTCTTCGGGTTCGACAACAACACGGCGTTGAAAAATTTCCGCGCCCTCAACCGGGAACTGGCCGCCCGATCGAAGGAACTGGCGAAGAAACCCCAGATCGTGGCGGCGACCAAAATGGACCTCACGGGGTCCGACAAGGCCCTGGCGGCGCTTCGCAAAGGTCTAAAAAAGGAAAAAATTTATCCCCTCTCTTCCGCCACGGGAAAGGGCGTCAAAGAACTGATGGTCGCCGTCGCCAAAGCCCTGACCAAGGCGCCCGTGGTCGCGCCGGCCCAGCCGGAAAGGCCCCTGGACCTGATCATCGCCCCGGATTTCCACGTCGAAGCGGTGAGGCCCGGCCGGTTCCGCCTGGGCGGTCGGAAGGTGGACCGCCTGGTGGCCATCACTCACTTCGAGCAGGACGAAAGCGTCTCCCGCCTGCAAAACATTCTCAAGAAAATGGGGGTCGAGGAAAATTTGCTAAAACAAGGCGCGATGACCGGGGACAAGGTGGAACTGGGGGAACGGGAGTTCACTTTCCGGCCCGACGACAAAAAACGCAAATGA
- the proB gene encoding glutamate 5-kinase produces MKPIVVKVGTAVISRPEGGLNASRIRALADELGGLAKKGLRPILVTSGAIGAGMDAFGWKTRPTVLKDKQAAAAVGQPVLMEAYKAAFAPLGVAVAQVLLTRADLDDRERYLNIRNTLGALLERGVVPIINENDTVATQEIKFGDNDTLSALVAARMDAARLFILTDVDGLLTSTGADGQLLPEIFQITPDIEALVQAGTGSAKSVGGMASKLSAARLAMASGVEVWIASGRRPGMVRDILEGKGVGTRFVASPEALSARKRWIAFGRKLRGAFHLDEGAARAVTEGKRSLLPSGVVRVEGAFDPGDTVRLVAPDGREIARGLTAFGAADVRKIKGHRSQEIENLLNRAAPAELIHRNNLVVL; encoded by the coding sequence ATGAAACCCATCGTGGTCAAAGTCGGCACCGCGGTCATCAGCCGCCCCGAGGGCGGGCTGAACGCATCGCGCATCCGGGCCCTGGCCGACGAACTGGGCGGTCTGGCCAAAAAAGGCCTGCGGCCCATCCTCGTGACCTCCGGCGCCATCGGCGCGGGCATGGACGCCTTCGGCTGGAAAACCCGCCCCACCGTTTTAAAGGACAAACAGGCCGCCGCCGCCGTCGGCCAGCCCGTTTTGATGGAAGCCTACAAGGCGGCCTTCGCTCCCCTCGGCGTGGCCGTGGCCCAGGTCCTCCTCACCCGCGCCGACCTGGACGACCGCGAGCGCTACCTCAACATCCGCAACACCCTCGGGGCCCTCTTGGAGCGCGGCGTGGTCCCGATCATCAACGAAAACGACACCGTGGCCACCCAAGAAATCAAATTCGGGGACAACGACACCCTTTCGGCCCTGGTGGCCGCGCGCATGGACGCGGCGCGGCTTTTCATTTTGACCGACGTGGACGGCCTGCTGACCAGCACGGGCGCCGACGGGCAACTCCTGCCCGAGATCTTTCAAATCACCCCCGACATTGAAGCGCTCGTGCAGGCGGGCACGGGCTCCGCGAAAAGCGTGGGCGGCATGGCGTCGAAACTGTCGGCGGCGCGCCTCGCCATGGCCTCGGGCGTCGAAGTCTGGATCGCCTCCGGGCGACGGCCCGGCATGGTCCGGGACATTTTGGAGGGGAAGGGTGTGGGAACGCGCTTTGTGGCCAGCCCCGAAGCCCTGTCGGCGCGCAAGCGCTGGATCGCCTTCGGCCGCAAACTGCGGGGCGCCTTCCACCTGGACGAAGGCGCGGCCCGGGCCGTCACCGAGGGCAAGCGCAGCCTCCTTCCCTCGGGCGTGGTGCGCGTTGAGGGGGCCTTCGACCCCGGCGACACGGTCCGCCTGGTGGCGCCCGATGGGCGCGAGATCGCCCGGGGCCTGACGGCCTTCGGCGCGGCCGACGTCCGCAAAATCAAAGGACATCGCTCCCAGGAAATCGAAAACCTATTGAACCGCGCCGCCCCCGCCGAACTCATCCACCGCAACAATCTGGTCGTTTTGTAA
- a CDS encoding outer membrane beta-barrel protein — MTQTRMILGVLVFLLGVAGARAEGDRPTGNVNLLLTQKMLDEDDWTPLDTQTGFGVMADFKMSSWPIAIAAGYQTTSDNDILFGADMEGSTDELDLGIKYIADKVGNLRPFVGGGLSQIRGKIEGSGPGGSLSVSDTGIGFWLSAGIYWTLAEHINLGGHVKYSSAEVTLADPAIGSFDVDAGGSSLAVFVGYHF; from the coding sequence ATGACACAAACTAGAATGATTCTGGGTGTGTTGGTTTTCCTGCTGGGCGTCGCGGGGGCGCGGGCGGAAGGAGACCGCCCCACGGGGAACGTGAACCTTCTTCTGACGCAAAAAATGCTGGACGAGGACGATTGGACGCCCCTGGACACCCAAACGGGGTTCGGCGTCATGGCCGACTTCAAGATGTCCTCCTGGCCCATCGCCATCGCGGCCGGCTACCAAACGACCTCGGACAACGACATTCTGTTCGGAGCCGATATGGAAGGATCCACCGACGAGTTGGATCTTGGGATCAAATACATCGCGGACAAAGTCGGCAATCTCCGCCCTTTTGTGGGCGGCGGACTTTCCCAAATCCGGGGCAAAATCGAAGGTTCCGGTCCCGGCGGCAGCTTGTCTGTTTCGGACACGGGGATCGGGTTCTGGTTGTCCGCGGGGATATACTGGACCCTCGCCGAACACATTAATCTCGGCGGGCACGTTAAGTACAGCAGCGCCGAGGTGACGCTCGCGGATCCGGCGATCGGGTCTTTTGATGTGGACGCGGGGGGGTCGAGTCTGGCGGTGTTCGTGGGGTACCACTTCTAA
- a CDS encoding class I SAM-dependent methyltransferase translates to MSPLDYERFADIYAVWTATAASALANRVFYVDAYLASTGPVVELGIGDGRIAVAAAARGCDLTGVDLSPAMLRLCRERAAAAGVEKRLTLIEADFRSFQLGKPAALITLPYHSLGHLTTLEAKRDALRHIHSQLAPGGRFIFDDFFMTPARLDHMRRVQLRAEYPAPDGRPSLLWVTSLVDEAAQTMRVVTWEDLLDAQGVLTRRTYRTLSLSWLTVEQADALLADTGFTVDACYGDFERTPFDRLTAQEQIWSARKDTRA, encoded by the coding sequence ATGAGCCCATTGGACTACGAGCGCTTTGCCGACATCTACGCCGTCTGGACCGCCACCGCCGCGTCCGCGCTGGCCAACCGGGTGTTCTACGTCGACGCCTACCTCGCCTCCACGGGCCCGGTGGTGGAACTGGGCATCGGCGATGGCCGCATCGCGGTGGCCGCTGCCGCCCGCGGTTGTGACCTCACCGGCGTCGACCTTTCACCGGCGATGTTGCGCCTCTGTCGCGAGCGTGCCGCCGCGGCCGGCGTGGAGAAGCGACTGACCCTCATCGAAGCCGACTTCCGCTCGTTTCAGCTGGGCAAACCGGCGGCGTTGATCACGTTGCCCTACCACAGCCTCGGCCACCTCACCACGCTCGAGGCCAAGCGCGACGCCCTGCGGCACATCCACAGCCAGCTCGCCCCGGGCGGGCGTTTCATCTTTGACGACTTCTTCATGACCCCCGCGCGACTCGACCACATGCGCCGGGTCCAGCTACGTGCCGAGTACCCGGCTCCCGATGGCCGGCCCTCCCTTCTGTGGGTCACCTCCCTGGTTGACGAAGCCGCGCAAACCATGCGCGTGGTGACCTGGGAAGACCTCCTCGACGCTCAGGGAGTGCTGACGCGTCGCACTTACCGGACGCTCTCCCTCAGCTGGCTCACGGTCGAGCAAGCGGACGCGTTACTGGCCGACACCGGCTTCACGGTCGATGCTTGCTACGGCGACTTCGAGCGCACGCCGTTCGATAGGCTCACCGCCCAGGAGCAGATCTGGTCGGCACGGAAGGACACCCGCGCATGA
- the folB gene encoding dihydroneopterin aldolase: MMGTTGLKDLRVDCIVGIYPHERAVPQTVLLDIEIDYDFAAPAASDAIADAVDYDDVAASVTALLRERGFQLIETMAEHAAAMLLARVPLARTVRIEVRKPAAVPAAACSFVRVERRR, encoded by the coding sequence ATGATGGGCACGACCGGCCTCAAAGACCTCCGCGTCGACTGCATCGTCGGCATCTACCCGCACGAACGGGCCGTCCCCCAGACGGTGTTGCTCGACATCGAAATCGACTACGACTTCGCGGCGCCCGCGGCCTCCGACGCCATCGCCGATGCGGTGGATTACGACGATGTGGCGGCCAGTGTCACCGCGCTGTTGCGGGAGCGCGGCTTTCAGCTGATTGAAACGATGGCCGAGCACGCGGCGGCCATGTTGCTGGCGCGGGTCCCGTTGGCCCGGACCGTTCGGATTGAGGTCCGCAAGCCGGCCGCGGTACCGGCGGCGGCCTGTTCGTTCGTGCGCGTGGAGCGGCGACGATGA
- a CDS encoding SDR family oxidoreductase, with product MSATTRVAVVTGGARRLGRHLSMSLAARGYALVILYRSSVDEAQALTSEICAGGGRARALSVNVAAKAEVAAAFANIATVEGRVDLLVNNIGNYNPQDVTRLDPDVWDETIGANLSGAYYCCHHALAVMPDGGNIINIGMAGLEGIRANPRGADYYVSKTGLLVLTRALAVGYAARQIRVNMVSPGQLENSVDLPTPEEMPRWVPLRRSGTLADISQAVSYLLDAGYVTGVNLDVAGGYRL from the coding sequence ATGAGCGCGACGACCCGGGTGGCCGTGGTCACCGGCGGAGCCCGGCGGCTCGGCCGCCATCTGTCGATGTCGCTCGCCGCCCGCGGCTACGCCCTGGTCATCCTCTACCGGTCATCGGTTGACGAGGCGCAGGCGCTGACATCGGAGATTTGCGCCGGCGGCGGCCGGGCGCGCGCGCTGTCGGTAAACGTCGCGGCCAAGGCCGAGGTGGCGGCGGCCTTCGCGAACATCGCCACCGTCGAGGGCCGGGTCGATCTGCTCGTCAACAACATCGGCAACTACAACCCCCAGGATGTCACCCGCCTCGATCCCGATGTCTGGGACGAGACGATTGGCGCCAACCTCTCCGGCGCCTACTATTGTTGCCACCACGCTCTGGCGGTGATGCCGGACGGCGGCAACATCATCAACATCGGGATGGCCGGCCTCGAAGGGATCCGCGCCAACCCCCGCGGGGCCGACTACTACGTCAGCAAGACCGGCCTGCTCGTGCTCACCCGCGCGCTGGCGGTCGGTTACGCCGCGCGCCAGATTCGCGTCAACATGGTGTCGCCCGGTCAACTCGAAAACTCTGTCGACCTGCCCACGCCGGAGGAGATGCCGCGCTGGGTGCCGCTCCGCCGTTCCGGCACGCTGGCCGACATCTCGCAAGCGGTGAGCTACCTGCTCGACGCCGGCTACGTGACCGGCGTCAACCTCGACGTGGCGGGCGGCTACAGGCTCTGA
- a CDS encoding phosphatidylserine/phosphatidylglycerophosphate/cardiolipin synthase family protein — protein sequence MVETARSFLTLTTFYIEHDSYGRPLLAALLAAQRRGVRVQLLVDAFGQRLGGVLMTTAQRAALAADLMALQSAGGQVRRYVPERWAQRALGGGQHVKIQVSEAGEAIFGSGNLTKSSFEGWNEYAVAVRGPIVTALIDSLGAIGGEIDAADRAALDAQARAEGGDLPLDYWLCNPNRLQGLGGPIGWKGRNEVTERMIEAVDSARHTLVITSFYFKPVKALLDAVLRAAHRGVRVEVFHSHRDALPTTDLAWIAAAASYGPLLAAGVRIYENRRGEHSKIVLVDDAWAAFGSYNFEDAAHDRLAEAMLASRDARAVDPILAIVEGLRRDPGTSEVTRDLARQWPARVRTRVARYGRFKWWM from the coding sequence ATGGTCGAGACCGCCCGGTCGTTTCTCACCCTCACCACTTTCTACATCGAGCACGACAGCTACGGCAGGCCCCTCCTGGCCGCCCTGCTCGCGGCCCAGCGTCGTGGGGTGCGCGTGCAACTGCTGGTCGACGCTTTTGGCCAGCGGCTTGGCGGTGTCCTGATGACCACCGCACAGCGAGCGGCGTTGGCGGCCGACCTCATGGCGCTCCAGTCGGCCGGCGGGCAGGTGCGGCGCTACGTACCCGAACGCTGGGCGCAACGCGCGTTGGGGGGCGGTCAGCATGTCAAAATTCAGGTGTCGGAAGCCGGCGAAGCCATCTTCGGCAGCGGCAACCTGACCAAGTCGTCGTTCGAAGGCTGGAACGAGTACGCGGTGGCCGTGCGCGGCCCCATCGTTACGGCGCTGATCGACAGCCTCGGCGCGATCGGCGGGGAAATCGATGCCGCGGACCGTGCGGCGCTCGACGCGCAGGCGCGGGCCGAGGGCGGTGATCTGCCCCTCGACTACTGGCTGTGCAACCCCAACCGCCTGCAGGGACTCGGGGGGCCGATCGGCTGGAAGGGCCGCAACGAGGTGACCGAGCGGATGATCGAGGCGGTCGACTCCGCCCGCCACACCCTGGTCATCACCAGCTTCTACTTCAAGCCGGTGAAGGCGCTCTTGGACGCCGTGCTCCGAGCGGCGCACCGCGGGGTTCGGGTCGAGGTGTTCCATTCGCATCGCGATGCGCTGCCGACCACCGACCTGGCCTGGATTGCCGCCGCCGCCAGCTACGGGCCGCTGCTCGCCGCGGGCGTTCGGATCTACGAGAATCGACGTGGTGAGCACTCGAAGATCGTCCTTGTGGACGACGCCTGGGCCGCGTTCGGCAGCTACAACTTCGAGGACGCGGCCCACGACCGGCTGGCCGAAGCGATGCTGGCCAGCCGCGACGCCCGCGCGGTCGATCCGATTCTGGCGATTGTCGAGGGGCTGCGGCGCGACCCCGGCACGAGCGAGGTGACTCGCGATCTCGCCCGCCAATGGCCCGCGCGGGTGCGGACGCGGGTCGCCCGGTACGGCCGTTTTAAGTGGTGGATGTGA
- a CDS encoding CYTH domain-containing protein: MRFTEIEHKFVVGPAFDLTGFRASLDAIGPARHTALRVRDRYFITVDGRARHYVLRHRFDPELHQLTIKSLASDPEVRDEINLDLGHHAGAQQAPVDAFVARMGIDWQGELYKDLNVWHFPDCEVVHYVATTSERSVCCVEFEAIQQASVTEALAVIGRYERATGFHPADRSLRPLLDLMFPGVLRPTW, encoded by the coding sequence ATGCGCTTCACGGAGATCGAGCACAAGTTCGTGGTCGGCCCGGCATTCGATCTAACGGGTTTCCGTGCCTCGTTGGACGCCATCGGACCAGCGCGACACACCGCGCTGAGGGTCCGCGACCGCTACTTCATCACCGTTGACGGACGGGCCCGTCACTACGTGCTCCGGCACCGGTTCGATCCTGAGTTGCACCAGCTTACCATCAAGTCGCTGGCGAGCGATCCGGAGGTGCGCGATGAGATCAACCTCGACCTGGGGCACCACGCCGGCGCACAACAGGCCCCGGTCGATGCCTTCGTGGCGCGGATGGGGATTGACTGGCAGGGCGAGCTGTACAAGGACCTGAACGTCTGGCATTTCCCCGACTGTGAGGTCGTGCACTACGTGGCAACGACATCCGAGCGCTCCGTGTGCTGCGTCGAGTTCGAGGCCATCCAGCAGGCCAGCGTGACCGAGGCGCTGGCGGTGATCGGTCGCTACGAGCGCGCCACGGGCTTCCACCCGGCCGACCGCTCGCTTCGTCCGCTCCTCGACCTGATGTTTCCCGGCGTGCTACGCCCCACGTGGTAG
- a CDS encoding transposase, with protein sequence MDMWAPFIQATLAKEPGAEAKTVFNRLPVGGNRGKAVDTVPKREHRNLLEPGDETLKGSKYLRLYRRENVPRSPRLEFAELKRGGLKVSRAGAIKELLRDLWSDVYPEATRKFWKRWYFWATHSRLKPVLGAAGTIRRHIANNPTYFEPRVTNPLRESLNSRIRTTKPRAWVFGTSSTSIQQFACTAGGSIYTHAKPGSPKV encoded by the coding sequence ATGGACATGTGGGCACCCTTTATCCAGGCCACGCTGGCCAAGGAGCCCGGCGCTGAAGCGAAGACCGTGTTCAACCGACTCCCCGTTGGGGGCAACAGGGGCAAGGCGGTGGACACGGTGCCCAAGCGGGAGCACCGGAATCTTTTGGAGCCGGGCGACGAGACGCTTAAGGGGAGCAAGTATCTCCGGCTCTACCGTCGGGAGAACGTCCCTCGGTCCCCGCGCTTGGAGTTCGCGGAGTTGAAGCGAGGGGGCTTGAAGGTGAGCCGAGCCGGGGCGATTAAGGAACTGTTGCGGGACCTGTGGAGCGATGTCTATCCGGAGGCCACGCGGAAGTTTTGGAAGCGGTGGTATTTCTGGGCTACGCACAGCCGGCTAAAGCCGGTCCTGGGGGCGGCGGGGACGATCCGGCGGCACATCGCCAACAACCCGACCTACTTCGAGCCCCGGGTCACCAACCCCCTGCGCGAGAGCCTCAATAGCAGAATTCGGACGACCAAGCCGAGGGCCTGGGTTTTCGGAACATCCAGCACTTCAATACAGCAATTTGCTTGCACAGCGGGGGGGTCGATCTATACCCACGCTAAACCCGGAAGCCCCAAAGTTTGA